From one Zhongshania sp. R06B22 genomic stretch:
- the map gene encoding type I methionyl aminopeptidase, whose protein sequence is MNVSIKTPDEIAAMRIAGRLAADVLEMITPYVKPGISTGELDQICHDYIVNVQNAIPAPLNYNGFPKSVCTSVNEVICHGIPSDKKILKDGDILNIDVTVIKDGWHGDTNRMYYVGTVPEHAKRLCEVTQECLYQAIALVKPGCTLSDIGTTIAKHARGKHYSVVEEYCGHGIGLVFHEDPQVLHYGEGYNRRNDLVLKEGMTFTIEPMINAGKKQTKLNTKDGWTVTTRDRRLSAQWEHTMAVTADGVEVLTARPDEPFYREL, encoded by the coding sequence ATTGCCGGCCGACTCGCCGCCGACGTATTAGAAATGATCACCCCGTATGTCAAGCCGGGCATCAGCACTGGCGAGCTAGATCAAATTTGTCATGACTATATAGTTAACGTGCAAAACGCCATTCCTGCGCCACTAAATTACAATGGCTTCCCCAAATCTGTTTGCACCTCGGTAAATGAAGTCATTTGTCACGGTATTCCATCAGACAAAAAAATACTCAAGGATGGTGACATCTTAAATATTGATGTCACCGTAATAAAAGACGGCTGGCACGGTGACACTAACCGCATGTATTACGTCGGCACAGTGCCTGAGCACGCCAAGCGCCTGTGCGAAGTCACTCAGGAATGCTTATACCAAGCGATTGCGCTGGTTAAGCCCGGCTGCACACTTAGCGACATAGGCACTACTATCGCCAAACATGCGCGCGGCAAACACTACAGCGTTGTAGAAGAGTACTGCGGACACGGCATCGGTCTTGTGTTCCATGAAGATCCGCAGGTACTGCATTACGGCGAAGGCTATAACCGTCGCAATGATCTAGTGTTAAAGGAAGGCATGACCTTCACCATTGAACCGATGATCAATGCAGGAAAAAAGCAAACCAAACTCAATACCAAAGATGGCTGGACCGTTACCACACGAGATCGCCGCCTGTCGGCACAATGGGAACACACCATGGCCGTAACCGCGGACGGTGTCGAAGTCCTTACTGCACGTCCCGATGAACCTTTCTATCGAGAGCTATAA
- the glnD gene encoding [protein-PII] uridylyltransferase, which yields MSQSALPDIHALAQPGESIKTYKNYLKTLASDLKTSFEAGENIRTLVTLRSQRIDELLQGIWQSYQWGDDISLIAVGGYGRGELHPYSDIDLLILTSDDCADYRDNIESLITLLWDINLEIGHSVRSMGECCQTAADDITVATNLMESRTLAGNPELHTELMHKVGPDNIWPSSEFFRAKWDEQISRHRKYANSEYNLEPNVKSSPGGLRDIQMIGWVVKRHFGAQSIDELVERQFLSKEELDTLKDGQDFLWKMRFALHLLAGREEDRLVFDHQRTLAAQFGFTDGDGKLAVEQFMQQYYRWAMHLGELNDVLMQHFDETILRACEAETVFEINSRFRVRNGHIEVCNAKVFSKTPSALMEIFVLMASNDAIDGVRASTIRLIRKSHHLINDSFRANPKNKRYFLELLRSPQRVALSLRRMKRFGILDKFIPAFAGIVGQMQHDLFHIYSVDAHTLELIKNISRFRYPSMVETYPMACRIMQRLPKPELLYLAGLFHDIAKGRGGDHSSLGAVDAREFCAHLGLNKRDGNLVAWLVEKHLEMSSVSQRKDIQDPEVIREFALTMGDIQHLDYLFCLTVADINATNPTLWTSWRASLMRQLYAETRRALRRGLENPIDKQEWIAETQLGAIEKLEDYGFTETEIRELWADTGEDYFIREQIDDIVWHTRAIADRVKANATVVLIKEGGLLDHAGVSQIFVHTHARVGLFAQLAEAMEQLDLSIQDARIYNSGTGYTLDTFYVLGADGESIGDNPNRIAHIIEFMREHLENPDDFSAASRRTPRQMRLFSTPTRTSMTTDLNKAQTVLEVITPDRPGLLAHLARIFNQYNIQLQNAKIATLGERVEDVFFITDENQQPIDDPQICEEIQQAICRELDEKASRKVL from the coding sequence ATGAGTCAATCTGCACTCCCGGACATCCATGCGCTGGCGCAGCCCGGTGAGTCCATAAAGACTTACAAAAATTATCTGAAAACGCTGGCCAGCGACCTAAAAACCAGTTTCGAGGCTGGTGAAAACATTCGCACCCTCGTCACACTGCGTTCACAGCGTATCGATGAATTATTGCAGGGCATTTGGCAAAGCTACCAGTGGGGCGACGATATAAGCCTCATCGCCGTCGGTGGCTATGGGCGGGGCGAGTTACACCCCTACTCCGACATTGATCTGCTCATCCTCACCAGCGACGACTGCGCGGATTACCGCGACAATATCGAGAGCCTCATCACGCTACTCTGGGACATTAATCTGGAGATTGGTCATAGTGTCCGCAGTATGGGTGAGTGCTGCCAAACCGCAGCTGACGACATCACGGTAGCCACCAACTTGATGGAATCGCGCACTCTGGCCGGGAACCCCGAGCTGCACACCGAATTAATGCACAAGGTCGGCCCCGACAATATCTGGCCGAGCAGCGAATTTTTCCGCGCAAAATGGGACGAGCAAATATCCCGTCACCGCAAATACGCCAATTCCGAATACAATCTAGAACCCAATGTTAAGAGTTCTCCCGGCGGCCTGCGCGATATTCAAATGATTGGCTGGGTTGTTAAACGCCATTTCGGCGCCCAATCTATCGACGAGCTAGTAGAGCGCCAATTCCTAAGCAAAGAAGAGCTGGACACACTCAAGGATGGCCAGGACTTTTTGTGGAAGATGCGATTTGCCCTACATCTATTAGCGGGACGCGAAGAAGATCGGCTGGTATTTGACCATCAACGCACCCTAGCCGCGCAATTTGGCTTTACTGATGGCGACGGCAAGCTCGCCGTAGAGCAATTTATGCAGCAGTATTATCGCTGGGCAATGCATCTTGGCGAACTTAACGATGTGTTAATGCAGCACTTCGACGAAACCATATTGCGGGCTTGCGAGGCAGAGACTGTCTTCGAAATTAATAGCCGCTTCCGGGTGCGCAACGGCCACATTGAAGTTTGTAATGCCAAGGTATTCAGCAAAACCCCCTCCGCGCTGATGGAAATATTTGTATTAATGGCGAGTAATGACGCCATTGATGGCGTGCGCGCGAGCACCATTCGGCTGATTCGAAAATCTCATCATCTTATCAATGATAGCTTTCGCGCCAACCCCAAAAATAAACGCTACTTCTTAGAATTGCTGCGCTCACCACAAAGAGTGGCGCTAAGCCTACGCCGCATGAAGCGCTTTGGCATACTCGACAAATTCATTCCGGCCTTTGCCGGCATTGTCGGTCAAATGCAGCACGACCTTTTCCATATTTATTCAGTCGATGCGCACACCTTAGAGCTAATCAAGAATATAAGCCGCTTCCGTTATCCAAGCATGGTGGAAACCTACCCGATGGCCTGCAGAATTATGCAGCGCCTACCTAAACCCGAGCTATTGTATTTAGCCGGTTTATTTCACGATATCGCCAAAGGCCGCGGCGGCGACCACTCCAGCCTAGGCGCGGTTGATGCGCGGGAGTTTTGCGCGCACCTGGGCCTCAATAAGCGCGATGGCAATCTGGTGGCGTGGCTAGTAGAAAAACACCTAGAAATGTCCTCAGTATCGCAGCGCAAAGATATTCAAGATCCCGAGGTCATTCGGGAATTCGCCTTAACTATGGGCGATATACAACACCTAGATTATTTATTCTGCCTCACCGTCGCTGACATTAACGCAACCAACCCCACACTGTGGACATCGTGGCGCGCATCATTAATGCGCCAACTATACGCCGAAACCAGACGGGCCTTGCGCCGCGGTTTAGAAAACCCTATCGACAAACAGGAATGGATTGCCGAAACTCAGCTCGGCGCCATTGAAAAGCTTGAAGACTATGGCTTTACTGAGACAGAAATTCGCGAACTGTGGGCCGACACCGGCGAAGATTATTTTATTCGCGAGCAGATCGACGACATCGTTTGGCACACCCGCGCCATTGCTGACCGTGTAAAAGCCAATGCTACCGTGGTACTGATTAAAGAAGGCGGTCTGCTGGACCACGCTGGCGTTAGCCAAATATTTGTCCACACCCACGCGCGAGTGGGCTTGTTTGCACAGCTCGCAGAGGCCATGGAACAGCTAGATCTAAGCATTCAAGACGCCCGCATTTATAATAGTGGCACCGGCTACACACTGGACACATTCTATGTGCTGGGTGCAGATGGTGAGTCCATTGGCGACAACCCTAACCGCATTGCACATATTATTGAGTTTATGCGTGAACATTTAGAAAACCCTGATGACTTCTCTGCAGCCAGTCGACGCACACCGCGCCAAATGCGCTTATTTTCCACGCCAACCAGAACCAGCATGACCACAGATTTAAATAAAGCGCAGACTGTACTGGAAGTCATTACCCCCGACCGGCCGGGTTTACTCGCACACTTAGCGCGTATTTTTAATCAGTATAATATCCAACTTCAAAACGCAAAAATTGCCACACTCGGCGAGCGGGTAGAGGATGTATTTTTTATTACCGATGAGAATCAACAGCCCATCGACGACCCCCAAATTTGCGAAGAGATACAGCAGGCAATCTGTCGTGAACTAGATGAGAAGGCGAGTAGAAAGGTCCTATGA
- the dapC gene encoding succinyldiaminopimelate transaminase, with protein MNPHLSALHAYPFEKLRLLFEDLTAPSLTPIALSIGEPKHQSPQFVSEAISQNLDRLSNYPTTKGIPELRQAISRWACKRFTLKQLNPDTQILPVNGTREALFAFAQTVVNPSPEALVCSPNPFYQIYEGAALLAGATPEFLACRPENGFIPNFDAVSPNIWQRCQLLYICTPGNPSGAVMNCQQMQKLISLADQYDFIIASDECYSELYFDEGSPPPGLLQACDELGRSDYHRCVVFHSLSKRSNLPGLRSGFVAGDAEILKDFLLYRTYHGCAMPVQHQLASAAAWQDEEHVKANRVLYRQKFNQVLDILDGCLDVSLPEASFYLWAKTPIADTEFARGLFEQQHVTVLPGSYLSREVDGFNPGANYVRMALVAEPEQCAEGARRIKAYVQSLKNTAGNDQSQC; from the coding sequence ATGAATCCACATTTAAGCGCACTGCACGCCTATCCATTTGAAAAACTACGACTGCTATTTGAAGATCTAACTGCGCCGTCACTGACACCCATCGCGCTGTCAATTGGCGAGCCAAAACACCAATCGCCTCAGTTTGTCAGCGAAGCAATTAGCCAAAACTTAGACAGATTAAGCAACTACCCCACCACCAAGGGCATTCCTGAATTACGTCAGGCGATCTCAAGGTGGGCTTGCAAGCGCTTTACCCTAAAGCAACTCAATCCCGACACCCAAATACTACCCGTCAATGGCACCCGTGAAGCCTTGTTCGCCTTCGCACAAACCGTGGTCAACCCAAGCCCAGAGGCCTTGGTGTGCAGCCCCAACCCCTTCTACCAAATTTATGAAGGCGCGGCTTTACTCGCCGGAGCCACACCAGAATTTCTAGCGTGTCGACCTGAGAACGGATTTATTCCAAACTTTGACGCTGTCAGCCCTAACATTTGGCAACGCTGCCAATTGCTATACATTTGTACGCCGGGAAACCCTAGTGGCGCGGTGATGAACTGCCAACAGATGCAAAAGCTAATCTCTCTTGCAGATCAATACGACTTCATCATTGCCAGCGACGAGTGTTATTCCGAGCTCTATTTTGACGAAGGCTCGCCGCCGCCGGGATTGCTGCAAGCCTGCGACGAATTAGGTCGCAGTGACTACCACCGCTGCGTGGTCTTTCACAGCCTGTCAAAACGCTCAAATTTACCGGGCTTAAGATCGGGCTTTGTCGCCGGCGATGCAGAAATACTCAAAGACTTTTTGCTATACCGCACCTATCACGGCTGCGCCATGCCCGTTCAACATCAACTTGCTAGTGCTGCTGCGTGGCAGGACGAAGAACACGTTAAAGCCAATCGGGTATTGTACCGGCAAAAATTCAATCAGGTTCTCGACATCCTTGATGGCTGCCTCGATGTCAGCCTTCCCGAAGCGTCCTTTTATCTGTGGGCTAAAACCCCAATAGCCGATACCGAGTTTGCACGCGGCTTGTTTGAGCAGCAGCATGTCACCGTATTACCCGGAAGCTATTTATCCAGAGAAGTGGATGGTTTTAATCCCGGCGCCAACTATGTGCGCATGGCTCTAGTTGCCGAACCGGAGCAATGCGCGGAAGGTGCACGGCGCATTAAAGCCTATGTTCAAAGCCTTAAAAACACCGCAGGGAACGATCAAAGCCAATGCTAA
- the nth gene encoding endonuclease III: MLKKERAAYIAQRLQELYPEQPIPLDHKDPYTLLVAVLLSAQCTDARVNQITPALFELADNPFDMAKQNVEIIRAIIRPCGLSPQKSSAIKRLSEILVDKYNGVVPQSMAALETLPGVGHKTASVVMSQAFGVPAFAVDTHIHRLAQRWGLTNGKNVVQTEKDLKSLFPKDRWIALHLQIIFYGREYCSARGCDGRVCEICTTCYPRRRNPKIVHKP; this comes from the coding sequence ATGCTAAAAAAAGAGCGCGCGGCTTATATTGCTCAGCGTCTGCAAGAGCTCTATCCAGAACAACCGATCCCGCTGGATCATAAAGATCCCTACACATTACTGGTCGCCGTTTTACTTTCAGCGCAGTGTACCGATGCTCGCGTTAATCAAATCACCCCAGCACTGTTTGAATTAGCTGACAATCCCTTTGATATGGCTAAGCAGAACGTGGAAATTATTCGGGCTATCATTCGCCCCTGCGGACTATCGCCACAGAAGTCCAGCGCCATCAAACGCCTGTCAGAAATCTTGGTTGACAAATATAACGGCGTCGTCCCGCAAAGCATGGCCGCCTTAGAAACCCTGCCCGGTGTTGGCCACAAAACCGCCAGCGTGGTTATGTCCCAAGCCTTTGGCGTGCCCGCCTTCGCGGTCGATACCCACATTCATCGCCTGGCACAACGCTGGGGCCTGACCAACGGTAAAAATGTGGTGCAAACAGAGAAAGATCTAAAATCGCTGTTTCCCAAGGATCGCTGGATCGCCCTGCACCTGCAAATTATTTTCTATGGACGTGAGTACTGCAGCGCTAGGGGCTGTGATGGCAGGGTCTGTGAAATTTGTACCACCTGCTACCCGCGCCGCCGCAATCCCAAGATAGTTCACAAACCCTAG
- a CDS encoding alpha/beta fold hydrolase, whose product MELTRAKFEHRGFSHSYLDSAPGARDRPVVMLLHGFPDTAAMWKAQIDTLHAAGYRCIAPDTLGCGESDIAPRVRDYNAIRIAGDRAALLDHLGIDKAHIIGHDWGAVVAWFFAAYHPQRSNKLLVMSVGHPTAYGRAGFKQKLLGWYTIFFQFGGLAEYLLSGEGRFSLRKVFATHPDMDEVMQRLREPGRMTAALRIYRAGLLPILIHRQPRVSAPTLAIWSDGDRFLTEEQMLESEKYLDGSWRYERLSGHHWISLLQPERVNQLILEHLS is encoded by the coding sequence ATGGAATTAACTCGCGCTAAATTCGAACATCGCGGATTTAGTCATTCGTATCTGGATTCAGCGCCGGGTGCTCGAGATCGCCCTGTGGTAATGCTGCTGCATGGTTTTCCGGATACCGCAGCTATGTGGAAAGCACAGATCGATACTCTGCATGCGGCGGGCTACCGATGTATTGCACCTGATACCCTCGGGTGTGGTGAGTCCGACATAGCACCGCGAGTTCGCGATTACAATGCCATTAGAATCGCTGGTGATCGTGCAGCCTTGCTGGATCATTTAGGTATTGATAAGGCACATATTATAGGGCACGACTGGGGTGCTGTTGTTGCCTGGTTTTTCGCTGCATACCACCCACAACGTAGCAATAAGTTGCTTGTGATGTCCGTAGGACATCCCACAGCATATGGGCGTGCGGGCTTCAAACAAAAGTTGCTGGGTTGGTACACCATCTTTTTCCAGTTTGGTGGTCTGGCGGAATACCTATTGAGCGGAGAGGGGCGATTTTCTTTGCGCAAAGTATTCGCAACGCATCCTGACATGGACGAGGTGATGCAACGCCTGCGTGAACCAGGTCGGATGACTGCCGCGTTACGTATTTACCGAGCGGGATTGCTACCTATATTGATTCATAGGCAACCGCGAGTGTCTGCACCCACGCTAGCGATATGGAGCGACGGAGATCGCTTTTTGACGGAAGAGCAAATGCTGGAATCAGAAAAATATTTGGACGGCTCTTGGCGATATGAGCGTCTGAGTGGTCATCACTGGATATCATTGCTGCAACCTGAGCGCGTGAATCAGCTAATACTAGAACACTTATCTTAA
- a CDS encoding MFS transporter — protein MLRLIVPITALLLGASLLLLGSGLLNTLLAIRGGLEAYPDDTMGLIMSGYFVGFFVGTFIALPLIQRVGHIRAFTCCAALASCSVLLHVLFVSPLSWLLLRIMTGAALVILYTVIESWLNSQATGAQRGRVFAVYMVVNLGSLAIAQQFIRFGSPSGFILFAISAMLITISLMPIALTRMNQPEITVVPRLKISAIAKSSPVAVAGSLLSGLAMGGFWGLSAIYASAIGLTSSGVATFMSCAILGGALFQYPLGRYSDTHDRRRVIIAVTALAAVSACLMWVASYFGNWVFLMAAVYGGFAFCVYPVSVAILMDKLEHENILSGASTLLFIHGIGAALGPALAGQGMALFDQHALVGYFVIMQLALCLFTARHLAENKIQPEDNSAHFVAMVRTTPTVLEMLPDEESWLEDAVPQNPEAQASQSEEESLTGRSSHEEPRSE, from the coding sequence ATGTTACGTCTAATTGTGCCCATTACCGCGCTGCTTCTTGGCGCTTCGCTTCTGCTGCTTGGCAGCGGTCTACTTAATACCTTGTTGGCAATTCGTGGCGGGCTTGAAGCTTATCCCGACGACACCATGGGCTTGATTATGTCCGGGTATTTTGTTGGCTTTTTTGTCGGTACTTTTATTGCCCTGCCGTTAATTCAGCGAGTTGGCCATATTCGCGCCTTCACTTGCTGCGCCGCATTGGCATCGTGTTCAGTGCTTCTGCATGTCTTGTTTGTAAGCCCGCTTAGCTGGTTGCTGCTGCGTATTATGACTGGCGCCGCCCTAGTTATTTTGTATACCGTGATTGAAAGTTGGCTAAATTCCCAGGCTACTGGTGCTCAGCGTGGTCGGGTTTTTGCGGTGTATATGGTGGTGAATCTGGGCTCGCTTGCGATCGCGCAGCAATTTATTCGCTTCGGTTCACCCAGTGGTTTTATATTGTTTGCCATTTCAGCAATGCTAATCACTATAAGTTTAATGCCAATAGCACTGACCCGCATGAATCAGCCTGAAATAACCGTTGTACCCCGTCTTAAAATTAGCGCCATCGCTAAATCATCGCCAGTAGCGGTTGCCGGTTCGTTGTTGTCGGGTTTGGCGATGGGGGGCTTTTGGGGGCTGTCGGCTATATATGCCAGCGCTATTGGCCTAACGAGTAGCGGCGTTGCGACATTTATGAGCTGCGCCATACTTGGTGGCGCCTTATTTCAATACCCACTTGGACGGTATTCAGATACCCACGATCGTCGCCGAGTAATCATAGCGGTTACTGCATTGGCGGCTGTGTCGGCATGTTTGATGTGGGTAGCGTCGTATTTTGGAAATTGGGTGTTCTTAATGGCGGCCGTATACGGCGGTTTTGCATTTTGTGTTTATCCAGTGTCTGTTGCCATACTGATGGATAAATTAGAGCATGAAAATATTCTGTCGGGCGCCAGTACCCTGTTATTTATACACGGTATAGGCGCGGCTCTTGGGCCTGCACTTGCAGGCCAAGGTATGGCTTTATTTGATCAGCATGCCTTGGTCGGATATTTTGTGATTATGCAGCTCGCCCTGTGTTTATTCACGGCGCGGCATTTAGCAGAAAATAAAATACAGCCAGAAGATAATAGCGCGCACTTTGTGGCGATGGTGCGCACCACGCCCACGGTTTTAGAAATGTTGCCCGATGAGGAATCGTGGCTTGAAGACGCCGTACCTCAAAACCCTGAGGCTCAAGCGTCTCAGTCTGAAGAGGAGTCGCTCACTGGAAGGTCATCTCATGAAGAGCCTCGTTCTGAGTAG
- a CDS encoding ArsC family reductase — MSTKLYGIKNCDTVRAARRWLESHNVDFDFQDVRDTPLKAEQLTTWLQQLGLDALVNKRSTTWKQLSEEQRHTLSEDSAVALLLEHPTLMKRPLLDTGSALHLGFKAADYESLFTHHTL, encoded by the coding sequence ATGAGCACCAAACTATACGGCATCAAAAATTGCGATACCGTCCGCGCTGCAAGGCGCTGGCTGGAATCCCACAACGTTGATTTCGACTTTCAGGATGTACGAGATACGCCACTCAAGGCCGAGCAACTCACAACATGGCTGCAACAACTCGGCCTCGACGCGCTGGTCAATAAACGCAGTACCACATGGAAACAGCTGTCTGAAGAGCAACGCCATACTTTAAGTGAAGACAGTGCAGTTGCATTGCTTCTTGAGCATCCGACGCTAATGAAACGCCCCCTACTGGACACCGGCAGCGCCTTACATCTGGGCTTTAAAGCCGCCGACTATGAATCGCTCTTTACCCATCACACCCTTTAA
- the dapD gene encoding 2,3,4,5-tetrahydropyridine-2,6-dicarboxylate N-succinyltransferase has product MTQASFAFGLGLGTQNSKGEWLDTFYPSPLLNPSEDLIKAVQTVIAPLQGNTAIAVTSEQMAQIADAIAASDSAAQATIAAQLASGDQPLVITLLSSDDAPGSVPEGYLKLHLLSHRLVKPHSIDLTGLFGVLPNVAWTNLGAVDISELADRQLKARLKGELLEVMSVDKFPKMTNYVVPAGVRIAHTARVRLGAYLGEGTTIMHEGFVNFNAGTEGPGMIEGRISAGVMVGSGSDLGGGCSTMGTLSGGNNIIISVGKECLIGANAGVGIPLGDRCTIEAGLYITAGSVLTMIDADGAVAGTTKARELSGQSDLLFRRNSKNGAIEVLTNKSAIALNEMLHAHN; this is encoded by the coding sequence ATGACTCAAGCATCTTTCGCATTCGGCCTCGGCCTTGGCACTCAAAATAGCAAAGGCGAATGGCTGGACACGTTTTACCCGAGCCCACTATTAAATCCTAGCGAAGACCTTATTAAGGCAGTACAAACCGTCATTGCCCCATTACAGGGCAATACCGCTATTGCCGTGACTAGTGAGCAAATGGCACAAATTGCCGACGCAATCGCGGCAAGCGACAGCGCCGCGCAAGCCACTATTGCCGCACAGCTTGCCAGCGGCGACCAGCCCTTGGTCATCACTCTATTAAGCAGCGATGATGCCCCCGGATCTGTACCCGAAGGCTATTTGAAACTTCACTTGTTATCGCACCGTCTCGTTAAGCCCCACAGCATCGATCTAACTGGTTTATTCGGCGTTTTACCGAATGTCGCGTGGACTAATTTGGGCGCGGTCGATATTAGTGAGCTAGCGGATCGTCAGCTCAAAGCCCGCCTAAAAGGTGAGCTTCTGGAAGTGATGTCGGTAGATAAATTTCCAAAAATGACTAACTACGTTGTGCCTGCAGGCGTTCGTATTGCCCACACCGCGCGGGTTCGTCTAGGGGCTTACTTGGGCGAAGGTACAACTATTATGCACGAGGGCTTCGTCAACTTTAACGCCGGCACCGAAGGCCCCGGCATGATTGAAGGTCGAATTTCTGCCGGTGTGATGGTAGGTTCCGGCTCCGATCTCGGTGGCGGCTGCTCTACTATGGGCACACTATCAGGCGGCAATAATATTATTATTTCGGTCGGCAAAGAATGTCTGATCGGCGCCAATGCCGGTGTCGGTATTCCCCTGGGAGATCGCTGCACTATTGAAGCCGGCCTTTATATTACTGCGGGCTCAGTACTCACCATGATAGACGCAGACGGCGCAGTAGCTGGTACGACCAAGGCCCGCGAATTATCTGGTCAGTCTGACTTACTGTTTCGCCGCAACTCTAAAAATGGCGCTATTGAAGTATTAACAAATAAGTCTGCCATCGCACTAAACGAGATGCTGCACGCCCACAACTAA